A genomic segment from Fusarium fujikuroi IMI 58289 draft genome, chromosome FFUJ_chr04 encodes:
- a CDS encoding related to protein transport protein SEC6, whose translation MDDTPAPKLSELLRHPDDLDKIPALKLEFSRKKGTVDGQLRSGLREQLETTQSGMTGLSDGQKTVQMIKEEMIKIDKLCSESQNMIKDFASINLVSQAHRNFGAVETMRRNLETFNDRISRVESMLREDDEDSDNMPNLLPCHYELTQLRNIRDDAMEQIQRAEDESLEATLVDYFSRLDDTIDWFDEHVGIIALNLINLVVQDNNGLVVRFAVVMEAEESSDQRVLALQEALKDHKEMATRFQSITDGAKKVRGYKEKFIQAIRLSAEQQFEGAKEEFLEDPTKLDKIMKWYFNDLNVVKVGMSHLMPKKWNIVKTYAGVYHQLMHDFLVGMVDGNEASSAHTLEIVGFPEKYYRKMAKIGLKQEELIPHVIDNREAELVRDFRELIIKFLDEWIDRIFAQEKRDLAERNVEGSNLDQDEYGYFRTKNFVALWRMLREQVDTAANSQRADVVEGVIDAMFARLRTRQQSWQAMLEDEAIPYEEGKIPELEGFQALQDWLVATANDQIACIDDNEDENRLAYLSSFRRLVEQHVTPAYLERIESEVNTLRDGYVDFSTWCINRFAQLIFSVDFGTVMPDFFTPRWYTTTAMKQMVVTFEEYVNDYRHVLHHSLVDIFVEIFAEELLVRYLSAVRNKGAKFRRTDPFQDKLFNDISTAFECFSTLPSPDIGASIKETWRVTEHFLRLLTADRDAIVDAYVTFKMAYWDLNLQWVEAVLKSRDDFERSWIGAVKKEAANIDSGRGPETIMSRVK comes from the coding sequence ATGGACGATACACCTGCTCCCAAGCTCTCAGAGCTGCTACGGCATCCCGACGATCTAGACAAGATACCTGCGCTCAAGTTGGAATTCTCACGTAAAAAGGGCACCGTAGATGGCCAGCTCCGAAGCGGCCTGCGCGAGCAGCTTGAGACGACACAGTCGGGTATGACGGGGCTGAGCGACGGCCAGAAGACGGTCCAGATGATCAAAgaggagatgatcaagatcgacaagCTGTGCTCGGAGTCACAGAATATGATAAAGGATTTTGCGAGCATCAACCTCGTGTCACAAGCACACCGCAACTTTGGCGCCGTCGAGACCATGCGCCGCAACCTCGAGACCTTTAACGACCGCATATCGCGTGTCGAGTCGATGCTTcgggaagatgacgaggacagCGACAACATGCCCAATCTGCTGCCGTGCCACTACGAACTTACCCAATTGAGAAATATCCGTGACGATGCTATGGAACAAATACAACGCGCAGAGGACGAGAGTCTTGAGGCGACACTGGTGGACTACTTTTCGAGGCTAGACGACACGATTGATTGGTTCGATGAGCATGTTGGCATCATTGCTCTGAATCTCATTAACCTCGTTGTCCAGGATAACAACGGGCTTGTTGTAAGATTCGCAGTGGTGATGGAGGCCGAGGAGTCCAGTGACCAGCGTGTACTAGCACTGCAGGAAGCTCTCAAAGATCACAAAGAAATGGCAACCCGCTTTCAGAGTATCACAGACGGCGCTAAGAAGGTCCGTGGCTATAAGGAGAAGTTCATACAGGCTATCCGGCTCAGCGCAGAGCAACAATTCGAAGGAGCAAAAGAAGAGTTCCTCGAAGATCCGACCAAGTTGGACAAGATCATGAAGTGGTATTTCAACGATCTAAACGTCGTCAAGGTTGGAATGTCGCACCTTATGCCAAAGAAGTGGAATATAGTAAAGACGTACGCTGGCGTATATCACCAGCTGATGCATGATTTCCTGGTCGGTATGGTAGACGGCAATGAGGCTTCGTCAGCACATACCTTGGAAATCGTGGGCTTCCCAGAGAAGTACTACAGAAAGATGGCAAAGATCGGTCTAAAGCAAGAAGAGCTTATACCCCATGTTATCGACAACCGTGAGGCGGAGCTTGTTCGCGACTTTCGTGAGCTCATCATTAAATTTCTCGATGAGTGGATTGACCGAATATTTGCACAAGAGAAGCGCGATCTCGCAGAGCGCAACGTCGAGGGCTCAAATTTGGATCAGGATGAGTATGGCTATTTCAGAACCAAGAACTTTGTCGCCCTGTGGCGAATGCTGCGCGAGCAAGTGGACACGGCTGCCAACTCCCAGCGCGCAGATGTGGTCGAGGGTGTGATCGACGCTATGTTTGCCCGTCTACGCACTCGTCAGCAGTCGTGGCAGGCTatgcttgaagatgaggctATCCCCTACGAGGAGGGTAAGATCCCCGAACTCGAGGGTTTCCAGGCTCTCCAGGATTGGCTCGTGGCTACAGCAAACGACCAGATCGCCTGCATCGACGACAACGAGGACGAGAACCGTCTTGCATACCTCTCAAGCTTCCGTCGTCTTGTCGAGCAGCATGTCACACCCGCGTACCTTGAACGTATTGAGAGTGAAGTTAATACGCTGCGTGACGGTTACGTCGACTTCAGCACATGGTGTATCAACCGCTTCGCTCAACTTATCTTCTCTGTTGATTTTGGTACCGTCATGCCTGACTTCTTTACACCTCGATGGTACACAACTACTGCCATGAAGCAGATGGTGGTGACATTCGAGGAGTACGTCAACGACTACCGCCATGTGCTGCACCATTCACTGGTCGATATTTTCGTTGAGATCTTTGCTGAGGAGCTCCTTGTTCGCTACTTATCTGCTGTGCGCAACAAGGGCGCCAAGTTCCGTCGTACCGACCCTTTTCAGGACAAGCTGTTCAACGATATCTCCACAGCTTTCGAGTGCTTCAGCACACTCCCTTCCCCTGACATTGGTGCCTCTATCAAGGAGACCTGGCGTGTCACAGAACACTTCTTGCGTCTGTTGACAGCTGACCGGGATGCCATCGTGGACGCTTACGTGACGTTCAAGATGGCTTATTGGGACCTAAATTTGCAGTGGGTTGAGGCTGTACTGAAGTCAAGAGATGACTTTGAGAGGTCTTGGATCGGCGcggtcaagaaggaggctgctAATATCGATAGTGGGCGTGGACCAGAGACTATCATGAGCAGGGTAAAGTAA
- a CDS encoding probable ATP-binding protein PRP16, translated as MDKLQRNKTTAAQAIAIEDGKDHPFRPGETHSTKVPGRLSPTPSRLFEQPIHAEHLTLQLVIVLSSEPGSERAIQIPQFIFFDEWEGNGKIACTHTRRIEVASAAERTAAEMDVHVGAELGFAMRFDKLRHDQTELLYMTDRTLLEVAGKQPNFNDFACIIIDEAHERALATDMLLGLLKVAISQRTDLKATHFELVGQNHPVQITYIKEPILEVFSAALSLAKCIHEKEEDGDILIFFFSSAAECEEACLLLRKNTRDLEVLPLYSELPENQKSRVLQTRTKRMCVCATNIAEASMIVDGIVHIIDLGKAKHNGYNPRMRLNALITGPISQTAARLRADCAGRNKPGFCYRLYTYKSFKEEMKAFSPPKIHENGISEFISKLKAMGLDNVAEFDFVDPPDPEILFRGLEDLGHMGYIDSKGAITERGRQASKLHVHPVWFNAIVEAHKLGCSLEMLALAALDGSNIYLRPHGVRHYADLARQQFADFTSDHLAQLHAFPCLQQWCFDAFLNHSVPDEVARVRQQLKEQFHLLFSDWRAPNTTPFIDPNYEINIRKALTRTFYYRSDFRDPAGIDQYRVVRANWQVGIHPDSHQVGANHECIIFGNLTYSGIQYMSNVTAVEPEWLAVLDFFKEKNWPRKPNGVYRMPILQTTILPLQPKKDPKNTPE; from the exons ATGGATAAACTACAGAGAAACAAAACCACAGCTGCCCAGGCTATCGCGATCGAGGATGGCAAGGACCATCCTTTCCGCCCTGGAGAGACACACTCGACAAA AGTTCCTGGACGCCtatcaccaacaccaagtaGGCTTTTCGAACAACCAATTCATGCGGAACATCTAACATTGCAACTGGTCATTGTTTTGTCCAGCGAACCTGGCTCTGAAAGGGCCATCCAAATACCCCAGTTTATTTTCTTCGATGAATGGGAAGGAAATGGAAAAATTGCTTGTACTCATACTCGTAGGATCGAGGTCGCTTCAGCGGCTGAACGTACTGCCGCCGAGATGGACGTACACGTCGGAGCAGAGCTTGGATTCGCTATGCGGTTTGACAAACTTCGGCATGATCAGACTGAGCTGCTTTACATGACGGACAGAACACTGTTGGAGGTGGCTGGGAAACAACCAAACTTCAACGACTTT GCCTGCATCATCATAGACGAAGCTCACGAGCGTGCATTGGCAACTGACATGCTGCTTGGCCTACTAAAAGTGGCAATATCCCAGCGTACCGACCTCAAA GCCACTCACTTTGAGCTCGTTGGCCAGAACCATCCCGTCCAGATCACATACATCAAGGAACCTATTCTAGAAGTCTTCAGCGCGGCCTTAAGTCTAGCCAAATGTATCCAcgaaaaggaggaggatggagatATCCtcattttttttttctcatCCGCTGCCGAGTGTGAGGAAGCCTGTCTCCTGCTTCGCAAAAACACAAGGGACTTGGAGGTCTTGCCGCTGTACTCTGAACTACCAGAGAACCAGAAGAGTCGAGTGCTCCAAACGAGAACAAAGCGAATGTGTGTATGTGCCACCAACATTGCTGAGGCCAGCATGATTGTCGATGGCATTGTCCATATCATAG ATCTTGGCAAAGCCAAGCACAATGGGTACAACCCGCGTATGAGATTAAACGCCCTAATCACGGGTCCAATATCACAAACTGCCGCCCGTCTGCGTGCTGACTGCGCCGGTCGAAACAAGCCTGGCTTTTGCTATAGGCTGTACACTTACAAGTCCTTcaaggaagagatgaaggcATTCTCACCACCCAAAATCCACGAGAATGGGATTTCTGAATTCATttcaaagctcaaggccatggGATTGGACAACGTGGCTGAGTTCGACTTTGTCGATCCACCTGACCCCGAGATCTTATTTCGCGGGCTGGAGGACCTTGGGCATAT GGGCTACATAGATAGCAAAGGGGCAATTACTGAACGTGGCCGCCAGGCTTCCAAATTACACGTCCATCCAGTATGGTTCAACGCCATCGTAGAGGCTCACAAACTTGGTTGTAGCCTTGAAATGCTGGCTCTCGCCGCTCTCGATGGATCCAACATCTACTTGCGACCACATGGAGTCAGGCATTATGCTGATCTTGCCCGACAGCAATTTGCCGACTTTACATCAGACCATCTCGCACAACTCCACGCATTTCCATGCCTACA ACAGTGGTGTTTTGATGCGTTCCTCAACCACTCCGTTCCAGACGAGGTCGCACGGGTTCGACAACAACTCAAGGAACAATTCCACTTGTTGTTTTCGGATTGGAGAGCGCCCAATACAACCCCCTTTATCGATCCAAATTACGAGATCAACATACGAAAAGCTCTGACCCGAACCTTCTACTACCGCTCAGATTTTCGTGACCCAGCCGGTATTGACCAGTACCGCGTCGTTCGTGCCAACTGGCAGGTTGGCATCCACCCAGATAGTCACCAGGTTGGAGCTAATCATGAGTGCATCATCTTTGGAAACTTAACCTACTCTGGGATCCAGTATATGTCAAATGTCACTGCTGTTGAGCCTGAATGGCTTGCT GTActcgacttcttcaaagagaagaatTGGCCGAGGAAGCCCAATGGAGTTTATCGCATGCCTATTCTACAGACTACCATTCTTCCCCTGcagcccaagaaggaccCCAAAAACACTCCCGAGTAG
- a CDS encoding related to aspartate aminotransferase, translating to MSFSGRKFSINRHTGAPKTLTRRFSTTEPSTNEFQSKVHRQFRNAHEGHMPHAGLDASRSSTGVIWCTERASEYGYLEDPESWANLGQGAPEVEDDIEGCFPRPETINISMAGREYGPTAGIKPLREAVAKLYNEEHRQGKESQYTWENVAIVPGGRAGLIRIAAVLGNSYLSFFLPDYTAYNEMLSLFKNFAAIPVPLAEEDGYHIHPDKIAEEIARGTSVILTSNPRNPTGRVIANPELAEIQDICRDRATFISDEFYSGYNYTSNCDGSTISAAENVDDVDEDDVLIIDGLTKRFRLPGWRIAWILGPKEYINAIGSCGSYLDGGASHPFQEAAIPMLEPSLVKKEMIHLQSHFRDKRDFVVRRLREMGFIIKYVPDSTFYLWLNLEGLPESISDGLNFFQACLAEKVIVVPGIFFDLNPSRRRDLFDSPCHHFVRLSYGPRMDVLKMGMDAIERVVQKHRKLN from the exons atgtctttcaGTGGACGCAAGTTCTCTATCAACCGCCATACTGGCGCACCCAAGACACTCACTCGACGTTTCAGTACGACTGAGCCTTCAACCAACG AATTCCAGTCCAAGGTTCATCGCCAGTTCCGAAATGCTCATGAGGGACACATGCCTCATGCTGGTCTCGATGCCAGCCGATCATCCACCGGCGTTATCTGGTGTACAGAGCGAGCCTCTGAGTATGGCTACCTTGAGGATCCTGAATCATGGGCCAATCTTGGCCAGGGTGCCCCTGAAGTCGAGGATGACATTGAGGGCTGTTTTCCCCGACCCGAGACCATCAACATTTCAATGGCTGGTCGAGAGTATGGTCCTACCGCTGGTATCAAACCATTGAGAGAGGCGGTTGCTAAACTTTACAATGAGGAACACCGTCAGGGTAAGGAGAGTCAATACACCTGGGAGAATGTAGCTATCGTCCCTGGTGGCCGTGCTGGTCTCATCCGTATCGCTGCCGTTCTCGGCAACTCATAcctgtctttcttcttgcccgACTACACGGCTTACAATGAGATGCTGAGTCTTTTCAAAAAC TTTGCCGCCATTCCCGTCCCTCTGGCTGAAGAGGACGGCTACCACATTCACCCTGACAAGATTGCCGAGGAAATTGCTCGTGGTACCTCTGTCATTCTTACCTCGAACCCTCGCAACCCCACGGGTCGTGTTATCGCCAACCCGGAGCTTGCCGAGATTCAGGACATCTGTCGAGACAGAGCCACATTCATTAGCGACGAGTTCTACTCGGGATACAACTACACATCGAATTGCGATGGCTCGACAATCAGCGCGGCAGAGAACGTCGATGAcgtcgatgaagatgatgttctgATCATTGATGGTCTCACCAAGCGCTTTCGTCTGCCTGGTTGGAGAATTGCTTGGATCTTGGGACCCAAGG AATATATCAATGC CATCGGTTCATGCGGCTCTTACCTGGACGGTGGTGCCTCTCATCCTTTCCAGGAGGCTGCTATTCCTATGCTCGAGCCCAGtttggtcaagaaggagatgattcATCTTCAATCTCACTTCAGA GATAAGCGTGACTTCGTTGTACGACGCCTGCGGGAGATGGGATTCATCATCAAGTACGTGCCGGATTCGACATTCTACCT TTGGCTCAACCTCGAGGGTCTTCCCGAGTCAATCTCCGATGGCCTCAATTTCTTCCAGGCCTGTCTTGCTGAGAAGGTCATTGTGGTGCCTGGCATCTTTTTCGATCTTAACCCTTCACGCCGTCGTGATCTTTTTGACTCTCCCTGCCATCACTTCGTTCGACTTTCTTACGGTCCCCGCATGGACGTTCTAAAGATGGGAATGGACGCCATTGAACGTGTTGTTCAGAA GCACCGAAAGCTCAACTAA
- a CDS encoding probable DENN (AEX-3) domain protein: MPPSLNTHPSFTRPRTSDRDGRPSTRDQGADQNLLIPSRTSSLHSRITQPIPSTLNMKPQQRTPKTLTHAYMVCGVGREPSQWVKAPAPAQGKIGHMKGAVGQFWLPEILGSSPRLEQDNEIARALHSAMRACFPHDVEICTGRSQPHCVHHAFVLQQDSSHTLYGICLRVWSRADEKRAETIRDLRKRTESDYYDNPDETYWIPYCLSFLSRYPLYNLLGDYLRGMWIHWNKATNLFHAEEVSRILSFPAPRLNDLVRIDMKDYALCYQFPSSPTGFQNFAMWPLFNCLSIPNIVGVIEAAISPTRRIIFVSHYPAMLTMAAETVRYCVRVYEWSGLYVPVVHARHAKELVQEPGPYILGITVECRSLFTAPTDALVVDLDRNFVLTSSPPTALTPGQRNKFVTRLTQALNGDVTPSGVPQHLRSAYGGGKLVPAGQIIVMRGEVESIQDPEWWNQDAVMAVMDHVCEKLGRNTGIKAVFGGSVKKPLMTKVSMRHLNEIVRERNQYSRDALEAWQDFINLKGRMDTELNKVTKRNNYLVEELESWKQQFLKFQAFAETLTKETQDLKVKIDTHKRENRRLAGLIDQQKDDNARLSVRLTGTEKQRDDALEALVLQQEIAEELERERKRNKKELSQLQHTNMTIMRQRDEARRVVLHLRSLIGGQSHHMEHLIQSLTKPDDLAHEIEEGYDEAEEDVQQAGEPGRLTPSPNPRNKRYSSSSFTDVADRHLKDKTDAIAHIVRNIAEQCQAAVEGLQLAHDAELGSSSRRNSSLSTTQSDDGHSAATSETGDDSLLAPRSGRASSIPPTPDLIPNRSSTAMSFASTATTPERASQQYSLRDEIPTKIVEDDEEDFEENRSDNGGVTHETSVVSKHQLQHQQSLMHRPSGARISALGGTR, encoded by the exons ATGCCTCCCTCCTTGAACACCCATCCCTCCTTTACCCGTCCTCGGACTAGCGACCGCGATGGCAGGCCCAGCACCCGCGACCAGGGCGCTGATCAGAACCTCCTGATCCCCAGCCGAACTTCTTCGCTTCACTCGCGCATCACCCAGCCCATCCCTTCAACCCTCAACATGAAGCCTCAGCAGCGAACCCCGAAGACTTTGACACATGCCTACATGGTTTGTGGTGTTGGCCGTGAGCCGTCTCAATGGGTCAAGGCTCCTGCGCCGGCCCAAGGCAAGATTGGCCACATGAAGGGCGCTGTTGGGCAGTTCTGGCTCCCTGAGATTCTGGGCAGCAGCCCACGTCTCGAGCAGGATAACGAGATTGCGCGGGCTCTTCACTCTGCTATGAGG GCATGCTTCCCTCACGATGTCGAGATCTGCACAGGCCGAAGCCAGCCTCACTGTGTTCACCATGCTTTCGTTCTCCAGCAGGATTCTTCTCACACTCTTTACGGTATTTGCTTGCGCGTTTGGTCGCGAGCCGACGAGAAGAGGGCCGAGACAATTCGCGACCTTCGCAAGAGAACCGAGAGCGACTACTACGACAACCCCGATGAGACCTACTGGATCCCTTACTGCTTGTCGTTCCTTTCACGATACCCTCTGTACAATCTTCTTGGAGATTATCTCAGAGGTATGTGGATTCACTGGAACAAGGCTACCAACCTGTTCCACGCTGAGGAAGTTTCCCGTATCCTGAGCTTCCCTGCTCCTCGCCTCAACGATCTTGTTCGCATCGACATGAAGGACTACGCTCTCTGCTACCAGTTCCCATCCTCGCCCACAGGATTCCAGAACTTTGCTATGTGGCCTCTTTTCAACTGTCTGTCGATTCCCAACATTGTCGGTGTTATCGAAGCCGCCATCTCTCCTACACGCCGAATCATCTTCGTCAGCCACTACCCTGCTATGCTCACCATGGCTGCCGAGACCGTGCGATACTGCGTTCGAGTTTACGAGTGGAGTGGACTCTACGTCCCAGTCGTGCACGCTCGTCACGCTAAGGAACTGGTCCAGGAGCCCGGCCCTTACATTTTGGGTATCACTGTTGAGTGTCGCTCGCTCTTCACTGCCCCTACCGATGCTCTggttgttgaccttgatcgCAACTTTGTTCTTACCTCCAGCCCTCCTACTGCTCTCACCCCCGGCCAGCGCAACAAGTTTGTTACACGACTCACACAAGCTCTCAATGGTGATGTCACTCCTTCTGGAGTTCCTCAGCATCTTCGATCTGCTTATGGTGGCGGCAAGCTCGTTCCTGCGGGTCAGATCATCGTTATGCGCGGTGAGGTTGAGTCTATCCAGGATCCTGAGTGGTGGAACCAGGATGCCGTCATGGCTGTTATGGACCACGTCTGTGAGAAACTTGGACGGAATACCGGTATCAAGGCCGTCTTTGGTGGCTCTGTGAAGAAGCCTCTCATGACCAAGGTTTCCATGCGCCATCTTAATGAGATCGTTCGTGAGAGGAACCAGTACTCTCGTGATGCTCTTGAGGCTTGGCAAGatttcatcaacctcaagggCCGCATGGACACTGAGCTCAACAAGGTTACCAAGCGCAACAACTACCtggttgaggagcttgagagctGGAAGCAGCAGTTTCTCAAGTTCCAGGCCTTCGCTGAGACCCTCACCAAGGAGACCCAggatctcaaggtcaagatcgaCACACACAAGAGAGAGAACCGTCGCCTTGCTGGTCTCATTGATCAACAGAAGGATGACAACGCTCGCCTCTCTGTGCGCCTCACCGGAACCGAGAAGCAGCGTGATGACGCTCTCGAGGCTCTTGTCCTCCAGCAGGAGattgctgaggagcttgagcgTGAGCGCAAGAGGAACAAGAAGGAGctttctcagcttcagcacACCAACATGACCATCATGCGACAGCGTGACGAGGCTCGAAGAGTTGTCCTTCATCTGCGCAGTCTCATCGGTGGTCAGAGCCACCACATGGAGCATCTCATCCAGTCTCTCACCAAGCCTGATGACCTTGCCcatgagatcgaggagggtTACGATGAAGCGGAGGAGGATGTGCAACAGGCTGGTGAACCTGGCCGTCTTACCCCCAGCCCCAATCCCCGAAACAAGCGATACTCTTCGTCCAGCTTCACCGACGTTGCCGATCGTCAccttaaggataagactGACGCTATTGCTCACATTGTCCGAAACATTGCTGAGCAATGTCaagctgctgttgagggTCTCCAGCTGGCACATGATGCCGAACTAGGGAGTTCTAGTAGAAGGAATTCTAGCCTCTCTACCACCCAGAGCGATGACGGCCACTCCGCCGCCACGTCCGAAACAGGAGACGACTCCCTCCTGGCGCCGCGGTCCGGGAGGGCGTCCAGTATCCCTCCCACCCCGGATCTCATTCCCAACAGGAGCAGCACAGCAATGTCCTTTGCCTCTACGGCTACGACTCCGGAGCGAGCGTCCCAACAGTATAGCCTTAGAGACGAGATCCCCACCAAGATtgtcgaggatgacgaagaggactTCGAGGAGAATCGAAGCGACAACGGAGGGGTCACACATGAGACAAGCGTCGTTTCTAAGCATCAGCTCCAGCACCAACAGTCCCTGATGCACAGGCCATCAGGCGCCAGGATCAGCGCTCTTGGTGGCACCCGCTGA